Genomic segment of Schistosoma mansoni, WGS project CABG00000000 data, supercontig 0062, strain Puerto Rico, whole genome shotgun sequence:
cggagacttgaatgcacaggtcgggcgtctaggcacagaagagagtcgtttaggtggccgatggggacttgttggtcgcaggacagataacggggaccgtttgctacaactgtgcacagaccacaacctgtttctggccagcactaacttccggcacagtcatcgccggtgtgccacctggcgtcctccctctgcatcccaagcctggactcagattgatcacatcgcgatcagctaccgctggcgtggttgtgtacaagactgccgctccttttgaagtacctatctggagtctgatcatgccctggtctgcgccaatctcaccttacttttcagtggccgaaggattgaccaccaccaacggattgatattagtaaactggctgcaacttctgttgcaagtaagtatcgagcggagctagcttataggctagctaccatcccaccgaaaagtatagatgagcattggttgcatcttcacgacgccatgaaaatggcgagtaaagccgcttgcggcttcgcgaaacgtcccgcttacaagcactgggtttcttctggctccttacaactgatggaagcccgtcggtctactccgggtgaccgtgagtttgaccacaaacgaaggctgttacgtaatgaaatcgggcaaagcttgcgtaaggaccgggaagcctggtggtcggagcgtgctaatgagatggaagcagcagctgcatctggtaactgccggaagctcttccaactcatccgagccactggcagcaagtctggtgtgagtgaaacaatctacgaggatgatgggatgccaatcactaacatctcccgacgtcttggacgatgggcggaatttttcgaagggcagttcaactggcctgctgctccggcaacatcaaccagtttgtcctgccccccatggccggcgACGACtgttccaccaaacgaggcggaagtccgcaaggaactccaactcttgaaacgttacaaatcacctggcccagatgacttacctccggctctttttaaagatggtggcgactttctgactaaggaattgactgtgttgtttggaaaggtttgagagcaagaaagtgttccaacatcatggaatgagtcaatagtcgtccctatctttaaaaagggttcacgttgttcctgcaataactatcgggggataagtctactttcgattgcgtccaaactattggcttctatcattcttcgtaggttgtttaaaacccgagaacgattgactcgcgaggagcaggctggttttcgttctggtcgaggatgcattgatcacatcttcaccctccgccaaatgttagaacaccgtcatacttatcgcaggccaacaatcgtagtgtttcttgatatcagggcggccttcgattcgttggacaggactgttctctgggattgtctattgaagaagggtgtgcctgagaagttcattaacatcttaaaggccctgtatacgaacacctcaggcagagtgagggcatacaaccacctttctcccttgttccattcgagcagtggggttaggcagggttgcccgatctcaccattcctcttcaactttgccatcgacgacatcctggaaacagctctggtggatgtaagtaatggcggtgtggatctgttgcctggagaacgacttctcgaccttgagtatgcggatgatattgtcttactgtgcgataatgcccaaggcatgcaatcagcacttaatcagttggcaatcagtgtccgcaggtacggcatgtgctttgcaccctccaagtgcaaagtactcctacaagactggcaggattctaatcctgtactcaccctggatggtgaggagatcgaagtagttgagaagttcgtgtatctaggtagctacataagtgctggtggtggcgtgagtgatgagattggtgcacgtataatgaaagccagagcggcttatgccaatctgggccatctttggcgccttcgtgatgttagtctggctgtaaaaggtcggatctacaacgcgtcggtgagagcagttttgctctatgcttgtgaaacctggcctctccgagttgaggatgttagacgtctctctgtgttcgatcatcgttgtctccgaaggattgctgacatccagtggcaacaccatgttagtaatgcagaggttcggcatcgtgtgttcgggcgcagagacgataattcaattggtgtcaccatcttgaaacaccgacttcggtggcttggacatgttttacgaatgtcgtcccagagacttccacgtcgtgcattatttgccgactctgggactggttggaaaaagcggagaggaggtcagtgtatgacatggtgtcgtggcatgaaagagagctgcaaagggctagcttctgttggtccttcacgactccttggttggggtccgagagatggtgcaacacagtggctagagacgttatcagatatggctcagaatagaagccagtggcgatcctgctgcaaccttcttttactttctacataaagaatggttctaactttcctaactgaaagagtcttctggttgtacatttcagtccgccttatcttttcatcccttctcttcctaccttcattattttgtgtggcgcatatgtacctggtgcccttttgtaccaatatatatatgtttaaataaataaataaataaataataatcccGTCCCCTCGATGCTGTAAAAAACAAGCACCTCCCTCGAGAAGGAGCAGTAAGTAGGAATTCACTTAGCATCCACTCATTACTTTTACTTGTAAGAAACCCTAGGTTCAATAGAACTCTATGATTAACactacataaaaataaatgatattttcgAGGGATAGAAACataaaaatcataattatagGAGAAAAGTAACAGCATGTATCTCAGATAGCCTGAATAACTTACCGATCTCCTCGTGAGCTACGTTAAGGTCACCACAAACGATGACAGGTTTTGTAGAATCAAGTTTGCGCAGGTATTCAAGGAAATCAGGATCCCATTCCTTTTCACGATATGGTAGACGAATCAACCCCTGTCCTGAGTTTGGCACATCTTTCATTTAAGTAAGAGTAAATTGCACTTACAAGCAGTAACTAGGTAAAATTTGTCGTATTCTGCGGTAATAACACGCCCCTCATCGTCATGCATTTTCTTGCCTATACCATACGTCACTTTTATCGGAGAGATTTTCGAAAATAAAGCTGTTCCCGCATATCCGGCCTTGTCTGCAGACGACCAAAATGATTGGTATGATGGAACTTTGGCTTCAGATGGAATTTTATGCAAAGGGCACTTAGTCTCTTGTATACAAAATATATCTGCATTTTCTTTCTTAATATACTCCATGCCATTATTCTAGAAATATTCAAAAGTTAAGCCACATAAATACTTTAATGACAGCCCGTATGCCGTTGACATTCCAGGATACTATCTTAAAATTCCATTTGGATGACAGAGGGTTTGCTAACTCAGGTGATGAACCAGGATATCTAGTACACCAGTCTAAGTTTTGAGTCTAAATCATGATTTAAATTCGAATATTGTTACTTCGGGAGACTCCAGGCCCTTATCTTTAGGAGACTGGTTGCGTGGCTTTTTCTCGACAGTTTTTTTGCGGGAAACATTCTGCCATGCACGTGACTGTTAAGAGTTTAGTGCTTTCTGACTTACCGAAGTCCTTTTAGAACTCATCCGAAAGACAGATGTTAAAATGCCTCTCAAATTCAAGGTCATTCTAAACCTCAAACTTCACTGGATATCGAGCGCATCACAAAGAGTAATATGGATGTCTTTTTCACAGTAGGAAGATTGATGAGGGAATCATGGAGAATTTTTTAAGTCAATGTACCATGGCTGTTCACTCCTACTCTTCTGTATTTACTGTTGTTAAATGAACCCTCGTGAAGAATGGAGATACCTTGGTAACTTTTCAGGTCAAAGGAAAAACCTTATGATATTCGACTTGATATCAATGACCAGTCATCTAAAACTAATCAGACTCGTGTGTTGATCCTACAATCGCTTTGTCAAGTAGTTACCAATTCCCAGTGGTTTAAGTCCCTGACGAAGCTCTGTAACTCTCCTAAATATCTCGTATTAATCCGTGATACCTGTAGCTCCTTCTTTGAGGAATCCGAATTTGAATTTATATGGACTTGAAAATTCACTTGAATTTGAACATTCTATGATTTCTGTGATAATGAAGACTCCTAACTTCATGTTGCCTTATGTCATCGTAGGACAGGTTAATGAAACTATCTAGGACCAGAGATGTgtctgatttttaaaaaaaaactagttcGGGGTTTCAGACATTAGGTTAGCAACCCCATTACGAGAACTTAGGACCATTAAAATTCCTGGTCTGATATATTCAGCCCTGTACTTTTTTCTTCATAAGGTTGTAAAATGCCCATCATTGTTTTCCATATGTTTAATTTGGAGAACATAATGGTTTatccttttgcaaatatttacaaaataaccacTTACCCCTGTCCGACTGATTACTAATGATGACCTCATTAGCTCTGGACTTAAGACGGGGGGGAAAATTTGGGAGGGGATATACGCGTAAATGAATTGAACTCATGTCTCCTTAAATGGACTACAACATTCACCCATGTCGTTTACTGCAGGGCTCTGAAAAAGATCAGTTGCTTTAATTGCGATCCAATAGTGATACGGTTGTAGATCGTTTCGTCCCGGAAACACAAACAACTATAGTAAGACCTCAGAATAATCATTCCCCAGAATATTTTCTCCATGGAGTTACAGTTTGAGGACTATGACTCTCAGCTACTTACTGGACGCCTGGGTACATAACACATACACAAACTTTTCTAGATTCCGATTTTCAATGGTGTGATTAGGCACTTACATTGCAAATTGAAAGTCACACTCACCACTTTAAGTACAAACAATTATAGGGCTGCTAGGATCCTTTTAGTAAAGCTTGAGGTTAGATAATTTACAAATAGGATATAGAGTGCTTTCCAATAGAGTTAGTTTCCTGAACAGAACTATGAACACCGAATGAACTTTTCACTTCATAACGAAAAGTCCCCCTTGTTACTATAACAGTCTAAGTTGTCACATCAGCATCCTCATAGAATCTACTTGCCAGCTTGGTGCCCTATCTCGGCGGCATCTAACTTCTCTCAAAAAATTATCCCACAGAACTTGTTGTACATACCCTCGTCATGGGGATAAGAGCTAGTAAGAGAGTGGAAGGTGAGAAAATTAAACAAGAATATCTGAGAAGGGGCAGTGAGTGAAACACTGGATGCCATGTTGATGGGACACGATTTTGCCATGCTCTGTCCGGCCATCAGGTGTCAATTCACATGCATCTTTAGTCATCCTAAAGTTAAAAAGAAggaattcattttttaaaataaatagatgGTCAATCAAACCTGAAAAGAGTTGGCATGGCTTCGAGAAGCCAGGCGAAAGCTCTAAGGGAGTCGAAGAGATTCCATCCAGTCAGAAACTGACAGTGCTTTCTAGGACACCAAGGTGGCATGATACCATTTGACAATAACATAACTTACCtcgtatgattttgagatggtggagaagatttgtagcccaGGCGCGTGATTTTTATATggatttgttctctgagctggatggtttggtcgtggagctttcaccgtccttctgaacgacatcatcagcacaaacttcgggtagaagtggagtgtttgaatttctccacatgtgattcacatcTTGTCCTGTGTACCTCGATGTTGactggttcttattgaccttaaatctgccattgtttatttcttcgttttggttgtatctcctattggtttgatttttgtccCTATGTTTCCGCATagttttcttgattggttgataaattggattgatttcaatatgtttgtttattgctgattgacctgagtgacctgacagatttaaggtcgataagaaccaatcaacatcgaggtacACAGGACAAgatgtgaatcacatgtggagaaattcaaacacttcacttctacccgaagtttgtgctgacgatgtcgttcagaaggacgatgaaagctccacgaccaaaccatccagctcagagaacaaacccacatcaaaataaCTTACCTCCTTGCAGATTGACTGAATTATAATTATGTTTTAGCCAACACTAACAGTTATAAGTACCCATGTTTTTCTGTACAATTTTGGTTCTGACCCAATCACCAATTCCCCTGATCTTTCCACCTGATTTGCAGCTGTGGACTTCTATACGTTCGACTGCCACTAGTTGTATACTGTATTCTGCTGTAATCAGGTAGAGGACTTAACCAAAACGTGCTCCACTGTTCGTATAATAGTATGGGTTACGGGAAGAAAGTGTACAATCATAAGTGGAAGTCAGTTCTAGGAGGATGCTGAGTTAATAACTTGAGTTGAATAATTAAAAGTTTACAGGAAACATCTTGATAATGTCTTAACAATAGTACACAAATGTATGTTAACTTCCttatcttgcgtagacattCATTTTCCTATTATTCCATATTGAATGTTGTGTACTTTTTATGTTTGTAAAGAAAACCTTGTGCATCGACTTTTCCCTTCCATAAACTGAATAGGGACCTATTTGGCCACTATTCTGGCCTTTTTAGAAGAAACAAGAGGTGTCATTTGGCACGAAATTATGACTATGTAACGTCTTAAACATAACGTGAGCGAACTAGGAATACCACCTCTCCCCCAGACAACGATAACGGCCCTAATTATGATGCTCCATACAGAACCGCTAGTAGAATCGATATGGTTGTTACTGTTAGTAAGCATAGATACACTGGTACTGTCAACACGATCGAGATAAAACCCGTCCACATAGTTTTTGATGTAGACAGTAGAGACAGTCTTCTTACGTAACAATCCGTAACGCCTACAAAatctgtagtgtcggttactatgttaagcctaGATATCTTGTTCTAGCTTCAGGACAAGCCCATTTATTCATTCTCCTTAAAcgacattttgaccttgtcacttatttgcTTATATACTCCCACTGATTTTAGGTGAGCGCATGTGagtgcatttcttatcttacccatcacatgtctgtaactgaTTTTTATGTGGctataaatgttaattaacgCTTAATTAAATCGAGTTGACTCACTAGCCTTCTCCATCGCGCGTCATTTCGTTCTGCTCCTCTTTCCGACcaacgattgtacaaaatatacgtatttaaaattcattctcgtatttagCTAaattaattccgttattcactagcGCAATATAAGtcaatgattatatacgaggattgacaatatatatatttcgataGCGATCAACATATGATCCTATTGGAGTCAGATTTCGGGGCACTAAAAATCATTCGAAAAAATAACCAGGTTGAACAAACGAATACACTGGCCGAAGCACTGATTAGGAATCATCATGAACATTTTGTATGCGTAATCACCCGATAGTTTAGACGATCACTATCCCTTATTCGTCGTAGTAACGTAGCTATTAGTCCGACTTACTCATCACAATTTCACACATTTATATTTAACTACAAGTTTTTCCCTTTTCTGCATACTATGCTCTTAATTTTCATTTTCAGCTACATGAATTCGAGCGCATTTTTTGATGTCACAGATTTTCAAAACACACCAAACATTCATATATACGAGTCATGGTCACTTTATAAAACCCCATTTTCTACATGGACTTTTTTCTGCATAAATATACCGCTTCAATATAACTCGTTAGTACAAGCATGACGTTAAAATGTTTGTTATGCTATATCATTATTTTGCGTCATACCATACTGCGCTAAGTCAACAAGCGATGAACTTTTACGATTCGAGTACATAAATAGAATTTTTAACACACTCTTGACAATAGCAATTTATTTatactgttattattgttacaCGTAACTCTTGCGTCATTCATGTCATTCTATCATTGCATGATATATGACTAATTGCTGACTTTAATTTTTCCCATTTTGTCTTAGTAttttacaagttacaaaaagcAGGCATTTTCAATATATTCTTTGTTCAAGAAAGGTGATGATATACTAACTTAGTTGCATACTTTATTTATCTGAGATTTCAAAAATTAGGCATTTTCGGTTCTTTCCAGTGACCCAGGACTGCTAGAGAACATTCCACACTCTTCTTCCAGTTGTTGATTCGCTTCGCTGGCCTTTTGAAATTCGTTTCCCGGTTGTAAGGCATTCTGATAAACTCCTCTGCATTTCACGTTTGTGATTCTTTTTAATCGACTAATCCATTGTGACCAGTGAATTAAGGTTGGATGTAAGTGTTATCACTGAATCAGGAATTCGTTCAGAAAAGATTACTTAATAAAGGATCACAGGAATTAACTCAGAGTCTACTGCTATAATTGGAAGTATTCGCGTTATTGTCCTAACTAGGAATGCGCGAAATGATCAATGTATGGTAAATAGATCTGGATGATCACAAATGAACGTactatatttggaattcaaaatcagtgGGCAATCAATTACAAAAGAATCGTTAGTCCGTACAAAtaccacatccgccacagcttaatGAGAATCCTAATCTCTGTAATCGATTGTGCTTCTTCTCCTCAagttcatcatatgtctgtcctACAGTGTATTGCATGTAAACTATGTGCGATCTAGAAagtactcattagtattagtattacgaaccgaaattggaacagattCATATGGCTCCTGGAATTGTATTTGATCGGCATATCGGTTGTGTGTACTGAAATCATTGATATATAGGATTCGAACCATAGCTTTTCCAACATTACCCTGTAGTTGGTATGGAGTCCCGATTGACTGTGATCACCACCACaataagattacgtgccagacaTCGAGTCGGATCCCTAcgtaggccaaaaaccagaaggctgctGACAGTTGCAACAAgctatatttgttggcgatctcgtggtatcgaatgaataccgtgacgtgccaaagtttacaagcggaactACCGAGCATATGCGAGTTTGTGAAAGGTTAAGGGCAACGGAAGAACGTATGTCTTTGGTAAACTTAAACagacaaatacagtaaaacaatcactggtacaactgcttacaataataattgtttccattataccgaccgcgttctcgtcacaaaagtaggtcactacaatccttctataataaataatgttagATCTTCACACCCACAAGTTACAATTAATGTGGCCTTACTTGAAACATATTTCTTACACTGACTGGGTGATCTTTTAGAAGTGACTTCTTGATGAGGATAAACAACACTTGATATGAGAACTGTAACTAGGTTTCAGTCCATTTAGAACTTGCACCTCACACTGACCAGGTTTTCCACCAGAACCAAACACATTATGAGGACAAATAACATTTGATATGATATCATCAGGATTTGATACttgtgaaatattttcctcaagtTTATCAGGAATGTCGGCGGAAAATAATAGATCGCTAGAAAAGTCAGCATCTATCGAAATTAAATCACAATTTCGATCATGATTTCATCCATTAAAcatatttttctcatttttatattgtagggtcagtgaaatgtcactgaatatcgaacagatcatcgatgcCTGTCAAGGtgaaggatagtcaacgcgcatcaatcaatgatACGCCATGGAACTCTCGACCTCCGCATTTCCATAgaaaatatgtgaatcattaggATAACCCATATCTGGTGGGATAACATgagaaattgaaaaaaaagttgGCTCATTAGAAAcgtttgtctcacaatgattcgcTCGTATTCACCGTGCTGCTCCAATTACTTTCTCAATACGAGTCCCTCCAGCCAACTCGACAAACATCACGTGAAGTATAAGTTTGTTTTGACTGAAGTTCAGTTTCAGATTTATTCAAGGCTAACAAGGCTTCATTTGATTCTGAACTGATATATGATTCTATACTGTCCGTGTTAGCAATGGAGTTATGGAATGGATTCAAGAAACGTATATAATCGCCCCAGAGAATGGAAATTACCTTTCTAAGTCGTGGATGAAGATAAATGACCATTGTATacactaaaataataaaattgaaactACATGGTTTGTCATCACCAGTATAAAAGTGAAGGGTAGCTTTACAGATCGACTTGATGTGTCCCTTTTGTATCACAATTAAAACATTTGGCATGACAAAAGACATGTGAAATTCACCAGAggataagcatttaccaaacacGTGCTCACCTGTGTAATCTGCCTTTCAATTCTTTGTTAAGCCATGTTCCACATTTCCACGAGAATGTGAATCATTATTAAACAAGCATGAGCTTGAGCAACTCCTCTTCAGTatgatttgggatgaagaacaagtaccaatagactggaaaaaatgACTtgtgatcaagataccaaagaaaggcgatctcagcaagtgtgataactacagagacatcactcttctctcaataccaggaaaagtcttcaactgGGTATTGCTAAACAAAATGAAGGATtacgtagacgcccaacttcgagactaacaggctggattccgtaaggatcgatcgtatacagaccaaatcgcaacactacggatcattgtagaacaatcaattgaatggaattcatcactctacatcaacttcattgactacgagaaagcatttgatagcgtggacgggacaacactatggagtctTCAACAACACTACGGCGTTCCTAAGATAGCCAATATCATatggaattcctatgatggattaaactgcaaagtcgtgcatggagaacATTTGAAAGACACGTTCGAAATAAAGACCAGTGTCAggtaaggttgcttactctcacccttacTCTTTTTCCTGGTGATCGATTGGAACATGGAGGCGTGAATATCTGGAGGGTAGCACGGGATACAATCGACaactaggatgcagctggaagatttagacttcacagatgatctggcacttctatcacacacgcaacaataaatgcaggagaagacgaccagtatcgcagtaggtctcaatatgcaCAAAGgggaaagcaagattctccgatacaacacaacatgcaccaatcgaatcacacttgatggagaagctttggaggatgtggagacctttacatatctgggcagcattattgatgaacacgttcgatcagatgcagatgtgagggcacggatcggaaaagcaagagcagcatatttacaactgaaaaacatctggaactcgaaacaattgcaaaccaacaccaagatcagaattttcaatacaaatgtcaagacagttctactgtatggagtaGAAaattgaagaactacgaaagccatcatccagaagatacaagtgtttattgaccattgtctacacaagatacttcggatccgttgaccaggcactatcagcaacagcctattgtgggagagaacaaacgaaATTGCAATGGagaaagaaatcaagaagaagcgttaggagtggataggacacacactgaggaaagcagccaactacgtcacgaggcaagcactcacatggaatcctgaaggccaaaggagaagaggaggaccaaagaacacattaggtcgagaaatagagacagatatgagaagaatgagcaacaactggatagaactaggaaggaaggcccttgacagagtgggttgtagaatgctggtcggtggcctatgctccactgggagtaaTAGGTGTAAGTAACTAGGTAATATATGTGCCTTCTACAGTAATGATGTGATGAGTACAATGTAAAAACCCGTATGGTGGCTCATTATTGATGCGTCTACTACATAACAGCCCATGTTATTATAGATTCACACAATCCACAAACAACCTTTGATACAAGATAACAAGCTGGCTTTTCCCAATCTTCTCTATGCTGTGTTTACTCTCGATCTGGTACAACAATTAAACACCACACAAATGAGTTTTTGACACCATTCTCAAACGAAGCTCTTGGGTTTACAGTGAAAAGGATTCACACCAAAAAGTGTGCTGATCATCATGTGGTATCATCAACAAGTGTGTTTGATGGCATCTGTTGACAAAATCCATATGTCCACGTTAGAACTGGAAAGTCCTATTATATTGAACCCCGAGGGATCCCAATAGGACATCCCACTCAGTCTTTGAATGTATTATTTTCTAGTGTAACTTAAACCAGTCAATCAACGGTGAATGAATACTAATCTGGTTTATTTTTCCCAGGAGAGAAAAGTGAATAACCCAGCCAAAAGCTAGCCTCAGAGATTTTTGTTGAACGTGTATCATGACCACTGTTTGTATGGGATGACTTAAAAGCTCGAAAATACTGGTCAATCGGATGCTTTGCAGCATCGATTTTCTTGACACTTAAACCCTATACATTATTTCGCTTGAAATTCTTAAAAACCACTTGTGAGATAGGGTGATTAGTTCGGTGTGAGATAATATCTAGGTAGGATTCCCAATGAGTAGCTACATATGACTGAAGATGTTCTTTCCATTCTGTCTGTCATATTTTAAAGTTTTATCGCAATAAAGACTAAGCGTTTAAAATACCATCTCTTATTGTTCACTTAGTGCTTTAGTTTagttatacaaataaatataaagcCTATGGCaacattaataatttatttaaaatacccCAAATCGAGAGATTATCATGTTGAAACTCTTAATCAGTGGAAGTTTAGTAGAAACTTGATGGCACCTGGTTATGTTTGTCACCGAGCTGCTAGCTACAGGTTTTTGAATAATCCTAGTTCATCTAAGAGATTAAAGAACTCATCGTCAGTTGATCCATCCCCTCCACTTTATTTTTGTGAAGGAGTTGAATTCAGAAACAACAAAGGCCCCTAAGATTAAGATATTGCTACATTCCAGTCCAAAACTAGTCTTACA
This window contains:
- a CDS encoding ap endonuclease, putative, with amino-acid sequence MSSKRTSSRAWQNVSRKKTVEKKPRNQSPKDKGLESPETQNLDWCTRYPGSSPELANPLSSKWNFKIVSWNVNGIRAVIKNNGMEYIKKENADIFCIQETKCPLHKIPSEAKVPSYQSFWSSADKAGYAGTALFSKISPIKVTYGIGKKMHDDEGRVITAEYDKFYLVTAYVPNSGQGLIRLPYREKEWDPDFLEYLRKLDSTKPVIVCGDLNVAHEEIDLARPETNHKTAGFTDQERSGFTKLLSSANLIDTYRHFYPDRRGVYSFWSYRTAARSINNGW